The following coding sequences lie in one Myxococcus xanthus genomic window:
- a CDS encoding tetratricopeptide repeat protein encodes MVVLRRFVIALSAAMLLGAAEPSAAARAAFLRGESALARGRWDDAATAYREALADTPGYPSALNGLGSVLFRKGQVQEALTLFRDAAKADPGFKMAWFNLGYAARKTGDAATAAQAYERYTELEPGDADGYYGLGESYRQLGQKDKAIPAYQAYIAREQRKGEQVWVRKATEHLKAMGAEPLAVATAPAAATPSAAPAVESVTSNPALAASRIRDGDALMKERRYREAAFAFLDASHADAGHVEALFKLGNALAVLGYYGQAVAQWERATALTKDAAIQQSAKENIDRARTKMAQAGASPQAAGQAPGSGPVADTTRVLARRAYEQGVQRIASKDFSGALTSLTQAIQHEPMLAVAFVARGSANIGLRRYAEAAADYQYALELEPGSASPLYGLAESFRAMGRTLEARDLYERYAASSSADVRPQLQEESRQKAARLR; translated from the coding sequence ATGGTCGTCTTGCGCAGGTTCGTCATCGCGCTGTCCGCGGCAATGCTGCTGGGAGCCGCGGAGCCATCCGCCGCGGCCCGGGCCGCCTTCCTGCGCGGGGAGTCGGCGCTGGCGCGTGGCCGCTGGGATGACGCGGCCACCGCCTACCGCGAGGCCCTGGCCGACACGCCCGGCTATCCCTCCGCCCTCAATGGCCTGGGCAGCGTGCTCTTCCGCAAGGGGCAGGTGCAGGAGGCGCTCACGCTCTTTCGCGACGCCGCGAAGGCCGACCCCGGCTTCAAGATGGCCTGGTTCAACCTGGGCTATGCCGCGCGGAAGACGGGGGATGCGGCCACCGCGGCACAGGCCTACGAGCGCTACACCGAGCTCGAGCCCGGCGACGCGGACGGCTACTACGGGCTGGGGGAGAGCTACCGGCAGCTCGGCCAGAAGGACAAGGCGATTCCCGCGTACCAGGCGTACATCGCCCGTGAGCAGCGCAAGGGGGAGCAGGTCTGGGTCCGCAAGGCGACCGAGCACCTGAAGGCCATGGGCGCCGAGCCGCTCGCGGTTGCCACCGCGCCGGCCGCTGCGACGCCCTCGGCGGCGCCTGCCGTGGAGTCCGTGACGTCCAACCCGGCGCTGGCTGCGTCGCGCATCCGCGACGGCGACGCCTTGATGAAGGAGCGCCGCTACCGCGAGGCGGCCTTCGCCTTCCTGGATGCGTCCCACGCGGATGCGGGCCATGTGGAGGCCTTGTTCAAGCTGGGCAACGCCCTGGCGGTGCTGGGCTACTACGGACAGGCGGTGGCGCAGTGGGAGCGGGCCACCGCGCTCACGAAGGACGCGGCCATCCAGCAGAGCGCGAAGGAGAACATCGACCGCGCGCGGACGAAGATGGCGCAGGCGGGCGCTTCTCCCCAGGCCGCGGGGCAGGCACCGGGCTCCGGCCCCGTGGCTGACACGACGCGCGTGCTGGCGCGCCGGGCGTATGAGCAGGGCGTACAGCGCATCGCCAGCAAGGACTTCAGTGGCGCGCTGACCAGCCTCACCCAGGCCATCCAACATGAGCCCATGCTGGCCGTGGCCTTCGTCGCGCGAGGCAGCGCCAACATCGGCCTGCGTCGCTACGCGGAAGCAGCGGCGGACTATCAGTACGCCTTGGAGCTGGAGCCCGGCTCGGCGTCTCCGCTTTACGGACTGGCCGAATCTTTCCGCGCCATGGGCCGCACGCTGGAGGCACGCGACCTCTACGAGCGCTATGCCGCCTCCTCCTCCGCGGACGTCCGCCCCCAGCTCCAGGAGGAATCCCGACAGAAGGCGGCGCGCCTGCGTTGA
- a CDS encoding PH domain-containing protein: MTGRDAEPNGRQVFRPRRVFAAAMAAAGLLWVAVLVYLLRFFDEVPLKTFLSAGFFVLFFAVSLMYYGRTHIVVDARGLTCQGMVRTRRFTFADIRKLDVLPGPVTVYAIRGKAGLVHFTSFFRHHQQLARLLVERAGLGPIPG, encoded by the coding sequence ATGACCGGGCGCGACGCGGAACCGAACGGACGGCAGGTCTTCAGGCCCCGACGGGTCTTCGCAGCGGCCATGGCCGCCGCGGGTCTCCTCTGGGTTGCCGTGCTGGTGTACCTCCTCCGATTCTTCGATGAGGTCCCGCTCAAGACCTTCCTCTCAGCGGGCTTTTTCGTCCTCTTCTTCGCCGTGTCGCTCATGTACTACGGGCGCACGCACATCGTCGTGGATGCCCGGGGCTTGACCTGCCAAGGCATGGTGCGGACGCGGCGCTTCACCTTCGCGGACATCCGCAAGCTCGATGTCCTGCCCGGGCCCGTGACGGTCTACGCCATCCGGGGCAAGGCGGGCCTCGTCCACTTCACCAGCTTCTTTCGGCACCATCAGCAGCTCGCGCGGCTCCTCGTGGAGCGCGCGGGGCTGGGGCCCATTCCAGGCTGA
- a CDS encoding FHA domain-containing protein has protein sequence MRFEFEHLGSTTPFELADGIHLLGGGPDDHIRLEGLPPSLLSLRIEAQRLMVEAARTFSVNGVLVPPGVPRLVIPGEALGLPDDMGLRVLQEAVSERGLGTVALLKGLLTGTDEPAPSRAATLTCLTGLDVGRVHALAEAQTDIGRGSDVAMRLRDRAVSRTHARVHHGEGGFSLEDLGSPNGVFLNGQRVESRVPLADGDVIEMGRSLLRFQATVEEPPPPVPAGEQESPSGAVSPASTEVTVEPTPEAPPSGPKPHGEWWLIGLGAVAALAGVAVTWLLATGS, from the coding sequence ATGCGCTTCGAATTTGAACACCTGGGCTCCACCACCCCCTTCGAGCTCGCCGATGGCATCCACCTCCTGGGAGGCGGCCCGGATGACCACATCCGACTGGAGGGCCTGCCCCCAAGCCTTCTCAGCCTGCGCATCGAGGCGCAGCGGCTCATGGTCGAGGCCGCGCGCACCTTCTCCGTCAACGGCGTGCTGGTCCCCCCGGGTGTCCCGAGGCTGGTGATTCCCGGAGAGGCGCTCGGCCTGCCCGACGACATGGGACTGCGCGTGCTTCAAGAGGCCGTCAGTGAGCGCGGGCTGGGCACCGTGGCGCTCCTCAAGGGACTGCTGACGGGAACGGATGAACCGGCCCCATCGCGCGCGGCCACCCTCACCTGCCTCACGGGACTGGATGTCGGGCGCGTCCATGCGCTCGCCGAGGCGCAGACGGACATCGGACGGGGCAGCGACGTGGCGATGCGGCTGAGAGACCGGGCCGTGTCCAGGACGCATGCGCGCGTCCACCACGGCGAGGGAGGATTTTCCCTGGAGGACCTGGGCAGCCCCAACGGCGTCTTCCTCAACGGACAGCGCGTCGAATCCCGGGTTCCTCTGGCGGATGGCGACGTCATTGAAATGGGCCGCTCACTGCTCCGCTTCCAGGCCACCGTGGAAGAGCCCCCGCCCCCCGTGCCAGCTGGCGAACAGGAATCGCCCTCCGGCGCGGTCAGCCCTGCTTCCACCGAAGTCACGGTGGAGCCCACGCCCGAGGCACCTCCCAGCGGGCCCAAGCCTCACGGCGAATGGTGGCTGATTGGCCTGGGCGCGGTGGCGGCATTAGCGGGCGTGGCCGTCACGTGGCTGCTCGCGACGGGAAGCTGA
- a CDS encoding YqjF family protein — MSPFLTAEWRYLVMLNYEVDPEVLRPLVPRDTELDTWQGRTFASMVGFRFLDTRVRGLPVPFHRNFDEVNLRFYVRHLGPEGWRRGVVFVKEIVPRLAIATVARVLYNEPYVALPMRHVVEMEGAHTGAPGRVEYAWKAGGKWQHLAATTLGPPQASEPGSEAEFITEHYWGYTAQRDGGCAEYRVEHPRWSVWRVENTALDIDVEGMYGARFVPFLRGKPNSAFVADGSAVAVYPGTRTGPGAGQSRASETPRAA, encoded by the coding sequence ATGAGCCCTTTCCTCACGGCGGAGTGGCGGTATCTCGTCATGCTCAACTACGAGGTGGACCCCGAGGTGCTCCGGCCCCTCGTCCCCCGTGACACGGAGTTGGACACCTGGCAGGGCCGGACCTTCGCCAGCATGGTGGGCTTCCGGTTCCTCGACACGCGCGTGCGGGGACTGCCCGTGCCCTTCCACCGGAACTTCGATGAGGTGAACCTGCGCTTCTACGTGCGGCATCTCGGCCCTGAAGGCTGGCGGCGAGGCGTGGTGTTCGTGAAGGAAATCGTCCCGCGACTGGCCATCGCCACCGTGGCGCGCGTGCTCTACAACGAGCCGTATGTCGCGCTGCCCATGCGGCACGTCGTGGAGATGGAAGGCGCGCACACCGGCGCCCCTGGCCGCGTCGAATATGCGTGGAAGGCGGGGGGAAAGTGGCAGCACCTGGCGGCGACGACGCTCGGGCCGCCGCAGGCCAGCGAACCTGGCTCGGAGGCGGAGTTCATCACCGAGCACTACTGGGGCTATACCGCGCAACGGGACGGCGGCTGCGCGGAGTACCGCGTGGAGCATCCCCGCTGGTCCGTGTGGCGGGTGGAGAACACGGCGCTCGATATCGACGTGGAAGGCATGTACGGCGCGAGGTTCGTCCCCTTCCTGCGCGGCAAGCCCAACTCCGCCTTCGTCGCGGATGGTTCGGCCGTGGCTGTGTACCCCGGCACGCGGACGGGCCCCGGTGCCGGCCAGTCGCGGGCCTCCGAGACGCCGCGCGCCGCCTGA